The genomic segment GGCAATCGGACGCCCTTTTAAGCTCCCTCGTCAAATTCGATCGCGCCTCGACAGCGCGAGCCATCGAGGCCCTGAGAGGGAGCGACAAGTTCCGCCAGGAGAAAGCTCTTGTGCTCCTCGATCGACTTGGCGCGGACGGGAAGTCCGCGACCCCCGAACTTCGAAAAATCGCCTCCGACCAAACTCATCCGCTCCGACTTCGCGCCGAATCTGTCTTGAGCAGGCTAGAGCGTTAGTCGGAACAAGACGAATCGCCCGGCTCGATATACCGAACGCACTTTTGATCGTCACACAAAAAGGAGTTCCACATGTTCGTCCTTCCGCGGTCCCTTCGTGGCACCAGAAACACAAAACGCGCTGGCGGCGCCTCTTCTACCCGCCTGATCTTCGAGCCTTTGGAGGGGCGGGACTGTCCAGCGGGTCAGACCATTACCTGGGTCGCCGGGGCCGCCGGGGTGTGGTCGAACCCGAACAACTGGGACCTGAAGCGGATACCAACGGCGGCCGATACGATCGTCTTCGACGCCGCGAAGTCGAACGCTGCCTCGACGCAGGACATCCTGAGCGGCGCGACGATCGCTAGCGTGCAGTTGACCAACAACTATACAGGGACACTCAATGTCCCATCGAGTCTCGACGTAAAGGCATTCAACATGACGTCGGCGGCGACGCTGGCGGGTGACGGATCGCTGATCCTCGTGGGGGGCGGCATTTCGACGTGGTCGGCGGGGACCATGCAACTGTGTTCGACCACCGTGCAGGCTAACGCAAAACTCACCCTTCTCGATGGCACCGTGACGGTCAGCAATGAGTTGTTCGACAACAACGGTACCGTCTTCGACGAAGACACGGCGACACTCACGCTCACCAATGCGCAGTTCACCAACGCGAGTGGTTCTACGTTCTCGACGATCGACGGTGACAACAACCCGATGACGGCCGCCCCCATCATCGGAAATCAGCAAGGGAGTTCCGAGTTCGCGCTGGCGACCGGAGCCCAGTTCAGTCTGAACGAGTCGTGCTCGATCGACTCCAACATAGCGGTTGTTCTCTCCGGCACCGTGGGGTCGAATGCCACCGCCAGCATGAATCTGACGATCAACGGATCTTCTCAAGAGACCGGGCTAGTGGTGAACGCCACCTTCGCGAGGGTCGTTCTCTCCGGCGCGGCCGCCACGAATCAAGTGAACGGGGTCCAGGTGCAGAGCGGGGGACTCTCTTTTATGAAGACGGCAGTCGTACTTTCAGGCACGAACGCGATCGCGGGCAAATTTTACATGGGCGGCGCAACAGTGACGGGCAACGGCGTGCTGAACATCTCTGCCGGAGGCAAGGCCTCTGTCGCCGATGGGAGCTGGAGGGGCATATCCGTCAACGTCGCGGGGAACGGCGAATTGGATTTTATCGATTCCGACCCTCTCATTAACAGCATCTTTACAGTTGCCAATGTACCCATCACGAATCAGGGCATTCTTACTGTCGATCGGGCGCAAAATATAGACTTTACTGGCTCTGCGTCCCTCACGAACGCGGCGAGCGGCGTCATCGACATCCTCAGTGACATCTTATTCGATGGCTTCCCCAATCCGGCCAACACGCCAGCACTGACGAATGCGGGGACGTTGGACATCGGTACCGCTGCCGCACCCGGCCCGTTTAAGATGCAAGTCGCCTTTCCAGTAACAAACACCGGCACAGTCGCCATTACAGACAAATCGACTCTGGCGGTCACGAGCGTTAACGGTGATCCGTACGATTACAAACAAACGTCCGGGACGACAACACTCGGTGACGGTAGCACCGTCCAGGCTGCGGCAACCGTCACGGTCAGCGGGGGGAGCGTTTCGGTTACCGGGACGACCGCCACGCTGGCGGGCACAACGGTGAGCAACGGCGGCACCTTCACTCTCGCCTCGCCGACCACGGTTCTGACGGTAACGAGTGACTATACGCAAACGGCGGCCGGGACGCTCCAAGTCGTGGTCGCGACAGGAAACCTATCGAGTCAGGTGGCAGTGAGCGGGACCGCGACGCTCAAGGGCAAGGTCAGTGGTTCTACCCAAAACGCGATCAAAGCGAACGAAACTTTCACGTTTCTGACCTTCAATAAGCGCGTAGGCACTTTCGACAAGTTCACCTCGCAGGATCCCACGCTCAGCAAATATAGCGTCAAGTACAACGCGGCGAACGCGCAGCTCGTCGGGGGGGGAGCCGCACCGGTGGCCAACGCCGACACGGCCACGACGAACGAGAACGTGGCGGTTACGATCAGCGTCCTGGCCAACGACACCGACCCGAACGGGTACGCACTTTCGGTCACCGGCGCGACACCCGGCTCCAACGGCACTGTGGCGGTCAACGGCAACGGCACCATTACCTACACGCCGAACACGGGCTTCACCGGCACCGACTCGTTCACCTACACGATCATCGACACGGCCGGGTACTCAGCGATGGGCACCGTCACCGTCACCGTCCTGAATGCCAACGGGTCCGGTGGGTCGGGGGGTTCCGGGGGTTCCGGCAGCTCGGGTGGCACCATCAGCGGGGAGGTCTGGAACGACGCGAACGACAACGGCGTTCTAGACACGGGCGAAGCCGGTCTTGGCAGCGTCACGGTGGAGTTGCTCAACGGCTCGGGCGTGGTCGTCGGCACGACCACGACCAGTTCGGCCGGCATATACGCGTTCGGCGGGATCGCGGCCGGATCGTACCAGGTCGTGGCCGTGCCCTCGGCTGGGGGCACCATCACCGCGCAGCCGCCGATCTTCACACTCGCGGCCAACCAAACGGTACAGAACGAGAACGTCGGAATCTACCTCGGTGGCTCGGGTAGCTCCGGAGGCTCGGGCGGCTCCGGGGGTTCAGGGGGCTCCGGTAGCTCCGGGGGCTCCGGTAGCTCTGGCGCCTCGGGCGGCTCCATCAGCGGGGAGGTGTGGAACGACACGAATGACAACGGCGCTCTGGACACGGGCGAGGCCGGTATCAGCGGTGTCACGGTCGAGTTGCTCAACGGCGCGGGCACGGTGATCGCCACGACCACGACCGGTGCGTCCGGCGTGTACAGCTTCGGCGGGCTCGCGGCCGGGTCGTACCAGATCGAAGTCGTGGACCCGACCGGGGGCACCGTCACCGCGCTGCCGGCGCCCTTCACCCTCGCGGCCAACCAGTCCGCGCAGAACGAGAACATCGGGATCTACTTCAACTTCGGCGGCTCCGGCCACTCCGGCGCGTGACGCGCGGACGTCGGTTCCCGAACCCGTGCACCGGCACGGGTTCCGGAAGGAGCGTGAAATGAAGGGGGGCGTGTGTCCGAATCGAACCCGACTCTGCTGTTCGCCTCGTACCACGCCTACTTCGATCACTCCAGCGGGGCGGCGCTGGCCACCCGTGACCTGCTCGAGAACCTGGCCGCACACGGGTGGAACTGCCGCGTGGTGTGCGGACCGGCCCTCGATTACCAGGACGGGCGCGGACCGGCCGAAGTCCTCCACGCGCACGGCATCCCCCACCACCTCGAGCGGTGCGCCCCACCGACCGGGGAGCGGTACGAACTGTTCCACTTCACACTCAACGGGGTGCCCGTTTCCCAATACCGCCCCGAAACGTTCACGCCCCATCGACACGCGACCCAGGCCGAGGGCGTTCCGTTCCTGGACGTCGTGAGCCGGGCGTGCGCGCGCTTCCGCCCGGATGTCGTTCTCACCTACGGCGGCCCGCCGTTCGCCGCGCACCTGATGCGCCGGGTCCAGCGGGCCGGCGCACGGGTCGTGTTCTGCCTGCACAACTTCGACTACCGTGATCCCGAGTTGCTCCGCGCGGCCGACGCTCTGTGGGTGCCTTCCGAGTTCGCCCGGTCCGCGTACCACGAGCGAGTCGGAGTGGAAGCCGAGGCGGTACCGTGGCCGTGGGATTGCTCCCGCGCGCTGGCGGATCGGATGGACGGGCGGTACATGACGTTCGTCAACCCGATCCCGGCCAAGGGCGTCGCCTGGGTCGCTCGGATCGCCGCCGAACTCTTCCGCCGCCGGCCGGACATTCCGTTCCTGGTGGTCGAGGGCCGCGGCGGACTGGGCTGGCTCGGGCGGTTGTCCCTCGACCTGTCCGGACTGACGACGCTCAACGGGATGCACTCGACCCCGCGGCCCCGGGACTTCTACGCGGTCTCACGAATGGTGCTGATGCCGTCATTGTGGGAAGAAAGTATGGGCCGGGTGGCCGCAGAGGCGCTGACCAACGGCGTTCCCGTTCTGGCGACCCGCCGCGGGGCGCTGCCCGAGACGCTCGGCGGGGCCGGGTTCCTGTTCGACGTCCCGCCACGGTATCACGAGTCGGCCTGCTGGTCGGAGGTGCCGCGGCCGGACGAGGTAACGGGGTGGGTCGAGACGATCGTGCGCCTGTGGGATGATGCCGCGTTCCACTCCGAACATTGCGCCCGGGCGCTGGACCGCGCCCGCGTGTGGGATCCGGACCGGTTGCGCGAGGGGATCGAGGCCTTTTTCCGCCGCGTGGCTGGTACGCGATGAGTTGCGTCCGCGCCAGCGCGCACGAGTGCGGATCCTTACACAAGTCCCGACGGCGGACCGCATTCATCGCCGTTGCCCGATACCCGCCAGGTTGTCGCTCGTTCAACCGACCTCGCGCGTAAAATGTCCAGAGTCCAGGTGTCTCAGCGGCGAGTGTTGCCCGGTTCCCGCCCCTCGCGCATTCTGCGCAACCGGTAACGTCTGCGTAACTGCTGTTGACGGGGTCGGGCCGATGGCGACAATGCCAGAACGTGGACAGAGGCCGTGCCAGGCCGCCAGGAGAGGGTGACTTGATGAATATGCGCACATGGATTCTCGGCGCCGTCGCAGTGATCGCGACGGCGGTCGGCCCGATACGGGCGGGTGCCGCCGAACCGGGCGCCGAGAACGGCAAGCCGCACGGCCCCTACGCCGTCATCGTCGGGGTCGGGGAGTTCAAGGACGCCGCGATCCAACCGCGGCCCACCGCCGACGCCGACGCCAAGGCGCTCCACACCCTCCTCACCGACCCCAAGTACCTCGGCATCGCCGCCGACCGGGCCAAGCTGCTCCTGTCGGGAGACGCCACCCGTGAAGCGGTCGTCAAGGCCGTCGATGCCGCCGTCGCGGGCACCGGTCCGGACGACCTCCTGATCGTCGCGTTCTTCGGCCGCGGCACCTCCGCCGCCGACAAGCCGTGCTTCTTCACCGCCGACAGCACCGTCAAGGAGCGGGCCAAGACCACCCTCCAGGTGTCCGACCTGGAGCCCGCCTTCAAAAAGGTGAAGCGCCAGAACGTCCTCTTTCTGATGGACGTGCAGTACAAGGGCGGGGTGGACGCCGGCAAGGAGAAGATCGTCGATCCGAACGTGGGCGACTACGTCAAGCTGCTGTTCGGGGACAAGGACGAGGAGACCGCCGCGGCGCCCCCGAACCG from the Frigoriglobus tundricola genome contains:
- a CDS encoding glycosyltransferase is translated as MSESNPTLLFASYHAYFDHSSGAALATRDLLENLAAHGWNCRVVCGPALDYQDGRGPAEVLHAHGIPHHLERCAPPTGERYELFHFTLNGVPVSQYRPETFTPHRHATQAEGVPFLDVVSRACARFRPDVVLTYGGPPFAAHLMRRVQRAGARVVFCLHNFDYRDPELLRAADALWVPSEFARSAYHERVGVEAEAVPWPWDCSRALADRMDGRYMTFVNPIPAKGVAWVARIAAELFRRRPDIPFLVVEGRGGLGWLGRLSLDLSGLTTLNGMHSTPRPRDFYAVSRMVLMPSLWEESMGRVAAEALTNGVPVLATRRGALPETLGGAGFLFDVPPRYHESACWSEVPRPDEVTGWVETIVRLWDDAAFHSEHCARALDRARVWDPDRLREGIEAFFRRVAGTR
- a CDS encoding SdrD B-like domain-containing protein; this encodes MFVLPRSLRGTRNTKRAGGASSTRLIFEPLEGRDCPAGQTITWVAGAAGVWSNPNNWDLKRIPTAADTIVFDAAKSNAASTQDILSGATIASVQLTNNYTGTLNVPSSLDVKAFNMTSAATLAGDGSLILVGGGISTWSAGTMQLCSTTVQANAKLTLLDGTVTVSNELFDNNGTVFDEDTATLTLTNAQFTNASGSTFSTIDGDNNPMTAAPIIGNQQGSSEFALATGAQFSLNESCSIDSNIAVVLSGTVGSNATASMNLTINGSSQETGLVVNATFARVVLSGAAATNQVNGVQVQSGGLSFMKTAVVLSGTNAIAGKFYMGGATVTGNGVLNISAGGKASVADGSWRGISVNVAGNGELDFIDSDPLINSIFTVANVPITNQGILTVDRAQNIDFTGSASLTNAASGVIDILSDILFDGFPNPANTPALTNAGTLDIGTAAAPGPFKMQVAFPVTNTGTVAITDKSTLAVTSVNGDPYDYKQTSGTTTLGDGSTVQAAATVTVSGGSVSVTGTTATLAGTTVSNGGTFTLASPTTVLTVTSDYTQTAAGTLQVVVATGNLSSQVAVSGTATLKGKVSGSTQNAIKANETFTFLTFNKRVGTFDKFTSQDPTLSKYSVKYNAANAQLVGGGAAPVANADTATTNENVAVTISVLANDTDPNGYALSVTGATPGSNGTVAVNGNGTITYTPNTGFTGTDSFTYTIIDTAGYSAMGTVTVTVLNANGSGGSGGSGGSGSSGGTISGEVWNDANDNGVLDTGEAGLGSVTVELLNGSGVVVGTTTTSSAGIYAFGGIAAGSYQVVAVPSAGGTITAQPPIFTLAANQTVQNENVGIYLGGSGSSGGSGGSGGSGGSGSSGGSGSSGASGGSISGEVWNDTNDNGALDTGEAGISGVTVELLNGAGTVIATTTTGASGVYSFGGLAAGSYQIEVVDPTGGTVTALPAPFTLAANQSAQNENIGIYFNFGGSGHSGA